One segment of Fibrobacter sp. UWB10 DNA contains the following:
- the pelA gene encoding pectate lyase yields the protein MSVWNFNTVCLLVGASFVAAQADYVPPSTAVSRVNSYRGYSELTSAASGMDIDQYVYNMTTWQISNGGFYKAMADKYKSAYSGGQKSEWRAKDGGDLGTIDNNATIQEMRLLALRYKETTNSNYKAAFKTSFNKALNFILTMQRSTGGLPQVWPKRGNYSDHVTLNDNAMVRAMVTMMDIANKTSPFDSDIIDDATRSKMKSALDKAIQYLLKAQIVNNGNLTVWCAQHDTANYTPRPARAYELESKSGSESAGVVWFLMNWPEQTEAIQKAVKGAIAWYKKTKVTGLYFNKKAGTFDKRDGNVLWYRFYEVNNDNYFFCDRDGASTKTQDFTKISEERRTGYQWAGDYGSALLSTETAYLEALEKMSGTYVPPPPPAVLCGSDTCKASIDGVNFVDIKGAKEATNTGFVGEGYANVDNETGSYVTYGVTAAKAGEYTLYISFANGGGSARGYSISVGDKTLLADGSMESTSAWTSWKTLSVEIELDTGYSELKFTSTSKDGMANIDYLGWMSADLYAGKVDLGESGKTAIGSRMVLPAGMATDRYYVDFGRVGGASAGVYLQRKNGKIFRVNGAR from the coding sequence ATGAGTGTTTGGAATTTTAATACCGTTTGTCTTTTGGTCGGGGCGTCTTTTGTGGCGGCCCAGGCAGATTACGTTCCCCCTTCGACGGCGGTTTCGAGGGTTAACAGCTACCGCGGCTATTCGGAGCTTACGAGTGCTGCTTCTGGCATGGATATAGACCAGTATGTCTACAACATGACCACGTGGCAAATTAGCAACGGCGGTTTTTACAAGGCCATGGCCGACAAGTACAAGAGTGCCTATTCCGGTGGGCAGAAGTCGGAATGGCGAGCTAAAGATGGCGGCGACTTAGGCACTATCGACAACAATGCAACCATCCAAGAAATGCGTTTATTGGCTCTCCGGTATAAGGAGACAACGAATTCCAACTACAAGGCTGCTTTTAAGACAAGCTTTAACAAGGCTCTGAACTTTATTCTCACCATGCAGCGCTCCACGGGCGGGCTTCCGCAGGTGTGGCCCAAGCGCGGTAACTACAGCGACCACGTGACGCTCAACGACAATGCCATGGTGCGCGCTATGGTCACTATGATGGATATCGCTAACAAGACTTCGCCTTTTGATTCCGATATCATTGACGATGCGACACGCAGCAAGATGAAGTCTGCACTCGACAAGGCAATTCAATACTTGCTCAAGGCGCAGATTGTGAACAATGGAAATTTGACGGTTTGGTGCGCCCAGCATGATACCGCAAATTATACACCGCGCCCGGCCCGCGCCTATGAACTGGAATCTAAGTCGGGGAGCGAATCTGCCGGCGTTGTGTGGTTCCTGATGAATTGGCCCGAACAGACCGAAGCGATCCAGAAGGCGGTTAAGGGGGCTATTGCCTGGTATAAGAAGACTAAGGTTACGGGGCTTTACTTTAACAAGAAAGCGGGTACATTTGACAAGCGCGATGGAAACGTGCTGTGGTATCGCTTTTACGAAGTGAACAACGACAACTATTTCTTCTGCGACCGCGACGGGGCTAGCACCAAGACGCAGGACTTTACCAAAATTAGCGAAGAACGCCGCACGGGTTATCAGTGGGCGGGCGACTACGGCAGTGCGCTTCTCTCGACGGAAACCGCTTATTTGGAAGCGCTTGAAAAGATGTCTGGCACCTACGTTCCGCCTCCGCCGCCGGCAGTACTTTGCGGGAGCGATACCTGCAAAGCATCCATCGATGGCGTGAACTTTGTAGACATCAAGGGCGCTAAAGAAGCGACCAACACGGGCTTTGTCGGTGAGGGCTATGCTAATGTGGATAATGAAACGGGTAGCTACGTAACTTACGGCGTGACCGCTGCGAAGGCGGGCGAATACACGCTGTACATCAGTTTTGCAAATGGCGGCGGCTCCGCTCGCGGTTACAGCATCAGTGTGGGCGATAAGACGCTCTTGGCCGACGGCAGTATGGAATCGACCAGTGCCTGGACCTCTTGGAAAACGCTGTCGGTAGAAATCGAACTGGATACGGGCTACAGCGAACTCAAATTCACAAGCACCTCGAAAGACGGCATGGCAAACATCGATTACCTCGGCTGGATGAGTGCAGACCTGTATGCCGGCAAAGTTGATTTAGGTGAATCGGGCAAAACCGCGATAGGCTCGCGCATGGTGCTTCCGGCTGGAATGGCAACGGACCGCTACTACGTAGATTTTGGTCGCGTGGGTGGTGCAAGTGCTGGCGTTTATCTGCAGCGTAAAAACGGCAAAATCTTCCGCGTGAACGGAGCGAGGTAA
- a CDS encoding Gfo/Idh/MocA family oxidoreductase has product MKKDPYQIAFIGGGINSAIGEVHKAASQMDGHFELVAGAFSTHAETNQKTARTWGVADERTYADYHELLKAENGKLDAVVVLAPTDYHKDIVIDALNAGFPVICEKSLATSVAEGEAIAKVVADTKGFFCTTYNYTGYPMVRELKQFIADGKLGKIQQVQVEMPQEGFMRLGTNNEPPKPQSWRLKDTVIPKISLDLGSHLHNMIYFLTGERPEHIVADQTTFGLFPQIVDNVGALVQYTNNVRAQIWFSKTALGNRNGLRIRVYGSEGSAEWFQLEPETLKTCDLRGNVSLRDRTGDVKIANQQRYNRFKAGHPAGFIEAFANYYKDIADCLGQYFATGSFTSQYVCGIHTSLEGLAMMQAAAKSAQSNKWESVQQRF; this is encoded by the coding sequence ATGAAGAAGGATCCTTATCAGATTGCGTTTATCGGGGGCGGAATCAATTCAGCCATCGGCGAAGTCCACAAGGCTGCAAGCCAAATGGACGGCCATTTTGAACTTGTAGCGGGCGCATTCAGCACCCACGCCGAAACTAACCAAAAAACCGCCCGCACCTGGGGCGTCGCAGACGAACGCACCTACGCCGACTACCACGAACTTTTGAAAGCCGAAAATGGCAAACTCGACGCCGTCGTAGTGCTCGCGCCGACCGATTACCACAAAGACATCGTGATTGACGCACTGAATGCCGGGTTCCCTGTGATTTGCGAAAAGTCGCTCGCCACCAGCGTGGCCGAAGGCGAAGCCATCGCAAAAGTCGTCGCTGACACCAAAGGATTCTTCTGCACCACCTACAACTACACCGGCTACCCCATGGTGCGAGAACTCAAGCAGTTCATCGCCGACGGCAAACTCGGTAAAATCCAGCAGGTGCAAGTCGAAATGCCGCAAGAAGGCTTTATGCGCCTGGGCACCAACAACGAGCCGCCCAAACCGCAAAGCTGGCGACTCAAGGACACCGTGATTCCGAAAATCTCGCTGGATCTCGGCAGCCACCTGCACAACATGATTTACTTTTTGACCGGCGAACGCCCCGAACACATCGTGGCCGACCAGACCACCTTCGGGCTTTTCCCGCAGATCGTCGATAACGTGGGCGCCCTCGTGCAATACACAAACAATGTTCGCGCCCAAATCTGGTTCAGCAAAACCGCACTCGGCAACCGCAACGGCCTGCGCATCCGCGTGTACGGCAGCGAAGGCAGCGCCGAATGGTTCCAGCTAGAACCCGAAACGCTTAAGACCTGCGACCTGCGAGGCAACGTAAGCCTGCGCGACCGCACCGGCGACGTCAAAATTGCAAACCAGCAACGCTACAACCGCTTTAAAGCCGGCCATCCCGCCGGATTTATCGAAGCTTTCGCGAACTACTACAAAGACATCGCCGACTGCCTCGGCCAATATTTCGCAACCGGAAGCTTTACAAGCCAGTATGTATGCGGCATTCACACCTCGCTGGAAGGCCTCGCCATGATGCAGGCTGCCGCAAAGTCTGCACAAAGTAACAAGTGGGAATCCGTTCAGCAAAGGTTTTAA
- a CDS encoding TIGR02147 family protein — protein sequence MKPITEYQDYRKYMRDYYEERKRSSLFSWREFSRLAGFTSPNYLQLVCEGKSRVSKNGINGVADAMELVGADRDYFCAMVHFGDAKNDEKKMQAFNEMQKIAKENRLRVVDGEAFKYFESWVNPVVRELAPIMPGAKPLELARQCYPVVSAADVRYALDFMLHAGFLKKIGEDTYEQTEKVVTGSSEAIPLALRSMNRQMSKFATSAIDDVPPESRHITGVTLGMSENTYQWLVQKLEALRQQVVAMAAKEKEYDKVYRLNLQLFPLTKRKEA from the coding sequence ATGAAACCAATCACTGAATATCAAGATTATCGAAAGTACATGCGCGATTACTACGAAGAACGTAAGCGCAGTTCTTTATTCTCTTGGCGTGAATTTTCCCGACTGGCGGGATTCACCTCACCCAACTACCTCCAGCTTGTTTGCGAAGGGAAAAGTAGAGTCAGCAAGAACGGAATCAATGGCGTTGCCGACGCCATGGAACTTGTCGGCGCCGACCGCGACTACTTTTGCGCCATGGTGCATTTCGGGGACGCCAAAAACGACGAAAAGAAAATGCAGGCCTTCAACGAAATGCAAAAAATCGCGAAGGAAAACCGCCTGCGCGTTGTAGACGGCGAAGCATTCAAGTATTTTGAATCATGGGTAAATCCCGTGGTGCGCGAACTCGCTCCGATTATGCCCGGAGCAAAACCGCTGGAACTTGCGCGCCAATGCTACCCCGTTGTAAGCGCCGCCGATGTCCGCTACGCATTGGACTTTATGCTTCACGCCGGTTTTCTGAAAAAAATCGGCGAAGACACTTACGAACAGACCGAAAAAGTGGTCACGGGCTCTTCAGAAGCGATTCCCCTAGCGCTCCGTTCCATGAATCGACAAATGTCCAAGTTCGCAACTTCCGCCATTGACGATGTTCCACCCGAAAGTCGCCATATTACAGGCGTTACGCTCGGCATGTCCGAAAACACGTACCAGTGGCTAGTGCAAAAGCTTGAAGCGCTAAGGCAGCAAGTGGTCGCCATGGCCGCCAAAGAAAAAGAATACGACAAGGTTTATCGACTGAATTTACAATTGTTCCCGCTGACCAAGAGGAAGGAGGCTTAA
- a CDS encoding glycoside hydrolase family 3 N-terminal domain-containing protein has product MNFSKVALFAVAAYGFSQAAITGNVVDESGAPVKNAAVTVRTLPNLLANARTLTNDKGAFKLGNARKDQSIIVRKAGFLPETLSVVAGQKKYDNITLKRDPIENKIDEIMAGMTMDDMIAQMTQAKVPKLNCGEGVCGSALEGGGAYTADFYKSAWSQKIPATYGKDNVHGVADVKGATIFPHNIGLGATRDSALVRRIGQAVAEEMWAAHIDLNFAPAITVPQDERWGRVYEGFGEDPELAVSLGAAFVRGQQGDHNDAEWRVITTIKHFIGDGATKKGYDRGNAIISKKDLYKKYLPPYEAAIEQGALSVMASFNQVNGVHQHIDSALLTGVLKTELAFDGYVIADWEGIEHSTTPGAAGNYFAGEVTDMSSKDAIRASINAGLDMAMVPQSVHNFVKTMKVLLAEGNISEDRIKDACRRILRAKIRAGRIDNPKGPAAYVGVTKNIGSNEHRQIAREAVQKSLVILKNNKVLPLDTNSKVFVTGSHANNTGLQCGAWTLGWQGTMEEVPGATSIQAGFDEVAKGTRVNTAEEAGTIVYVVGEVPYAEWFGDYRGHDFNNKIIFKEDRTDMSFNSTDEYITQIKAWQKAGHKVAVVLITGRPLPITSFIKAADAFVVAWLPGSEGAGVADVLFGKVKPTGKLPHTWPKDAKQIPINVGDGKKGLFPYGYGLTY; this is encoded by the coding sequence ATGAATTTCTCTAAAGTCGCTCTCTTTGCCGTTGCCGCCTACGGTTTTTCGCAGGCAGCCATTACGGGCAACGTCGTCGATGAATCGGGTGCACCCGTCAAGAACGCCGCCGTCACCGTCAGGACTCTCCCGAACCTACTCGCAAACGCCCGGACACTCACGAACGACAAGGGAGCCTTCAAGCTTGGCAACGCCAGGAAAGACCAAAGCATCATCGTGCGCAAGGCGGGGTTCCTCCCCGAAACGCTCAGCGTAGTCGCAGGCCAAAAGAAATACGATAACATTACCTTAAAGCGCGACCCCATCGAAAATAAAATCGACGAAATCATGGCGGGCATGACCATGGACGACATGATCGCCCAGATGACGCAAGCGAAAGTTCCCAAGCTCAACTGTGGCGAAGGCGTTTGCGGTTCCGCCCTCGAAGGCGGCGGTGCCTACACCGCCGATTTCTACAAGAGCGCCTGGAGTCAAAAAATCCCTGCCACCTACGGCAAAGACAACGTGCATGGCGTCGCCGACGTAAAAGGGGCAACCATTTTCCCGCACAACATCGGCCTCGGTGCCACCCGCGACTCAGCGCTTGTACGCAGAATCGGGCAAGCCGTCGCCGAAGAAATGTGGGCCGCCCACATTGACTTGAATTTCGCACCCGCCATCACCGTACCGCAAGATGAACGCTGGGGCCGCGTCTACGAAGGCTTTGGCGAAGACCCCGAACTCGCCGTGAGCCTCGGCGCCGCATTCGTGCGCGGGCAACAAGGCGACCACAACGACGCTGAATGGCGCGTGATTACCACCATCAAGCACTTTATCGGCGATGGTGCCACCAAAAAAGGATACGACCGCGGCAACGCCATTATCTCTAAAAAGGATCTCTACAAAAAATACCTGCCACCCTACGAAGCCGCCATCGAACAAGGCGCTTTGAGCGTCATGGCAAGCTTTAACCAAGTGAACGGCGTTCATCAGCATATCGATTCTGCCCTGCTCACAGGCGTTCTCAAGACGGAACTCGCCTTTGACGGCTACGTGATTGCTGACTGGGAAGGCATCGAACATTCCACGACGCCAGGCGCTGCAGGCAACTACTTCGCCGGCGAAGTCACCGACATGTCTTCGAAAGACGCCATCCGCGCTTCCATTAACGCGGGCCTCGACATGGCCATGGTTCCGCAATCGGTACACAACTTTGTCAAGACCATGAAGGTGCTACTTGCCGAAGGGAACATTAGCGAAGACCGCATCAAGGATGCCTGCCGCAGAATATTGCGCGCCAAAATCCGCGCCGGCCGAATCGACAACCCCAAGGGCCCTGCCGCCTACGTAGGCGTTACCAAGAACATCGGCAGCAACGAACACCGTCAAATCGCCCGCGAAGCCGTTCAAAAAAGTCTCGTAATCCTCAAGAACAACAAGGTTCTTCCGCTGGATACCAACAGCAAAGTTTTTGTAACCGGCAGCCACGCCAACAATACCGGCCTGCAATGCGGCGCATGGACGCTAGGCTGGCAAGGCACCATGGAAGAAGTTCCGGGAGCCACCTCGATTCAAGCAGGGTTCGACGAAGTCGCAAAAGGCACGCGTGTGAATACCGCTGAAGAAGCCGGCACCATCGTGTACGTTGTCGGCGAAGTCCCCTACGCCGAATGGTTCGGCGACTACCGCGGCCATGATTTTAACAACAAAATCATCTTCAAAGAAGACCGCACCGACATGTCTTTCAACAGCACCGACGAATATATTACGCAGATCAAGGCCTGGCAAAAAGCCGGCCACAAAGTCGCCGTCGTGCTCATCACCGGCCGACCGCTCCCCATCACCTCGTTCATCAAGGCTGCCGACGCCTTTGTCGTGGCATGGCTCCCCGGCAGCGAAGGCGCAGGCGTTGCAGACGTACTCTTTGGCAAGGTAAAGCCCACCGGCAAACTCCCGCACACCTGGCCCAAAGACGCCAAGCAAATCCCGATTAACGTCGGTGACGGCAAAAAGGGACTATTCCCCTACGGCTACGGGTTGACATACTAA
- a CDS encoding NADP-dependent isocitrate dehydrogenase: protein MNTKIYYTLTDESPFLATQSLLPIVRGFAKAADIDVETKNISLPGRILAAFGKANDDLDFLGKLTLEPDANIIKLPNISASVPQLKAAIAELQKNGFDVPDYPDAPANDEEKAIRAKYDKVKGSAVNPVLRQGNSDRRAPKAVKNYARNNPHSNGNWNTSVKTHVASMQADDFYGNEKSITMADADTFKIEFVNEAGEVTELRAAKPLLKGEIIDATVMRMASLEKFIANAMAEAKAKGLLFSVHLKATMMKVSDPVLFGAFVRVFFKDVFTKYADLFKELGIDANNGLGDLYKRLEGNAKESEVRAAIDAALANGPDLAMVDSAKGVTNLHVPSDVIIDASMPAMIRNSGCMWNKEGKLQEVVACIPDRCYAGIYDETIEFCKQNGAFDPKTMGTVPNVGLMAQGAEEYGSHDKTFVAKGKGVIRAVNSKGEVLLQQNVEAGDIFRMCQAKDAPVRDWVKLAVTRARLSNTPAIFWLDPERAHDREIQKKVEAYLPEHDLNGLDIKIMSPRKAIVETMKRAKAGLDTIGVTGNVMRDYLTDLFPILEVGTSAKMLSIVPLMAGGGLYETGAGGSAPKQVQQFLAENYLRWDSLGEYFALVPAFEQVALKEGNKKAKVLADTLDEANGKILEFNRTPARKIGELDNRGSHFYLALYWSEALAAQKDDAELAKKFAPVAKALAENEQKIVAAFAAEQGKPADIGGYYLPKPELLKKWMRPVAEFNAVIDAL, encoded by the coding sequence ATGAATACTAAGATCTATTACACCCTGACTGACGAGTCGCCGTTCTTGGCGACTCAATCTTTGCTCCCCATCGTGCGCGGTTTCGCAAAGGCTGCCGACATCGATGTCGAAACCAAGAACATTTCCCTGCCGGGCCGCATTCTGGCTGCTTTTGGCAAGGCGAACGACGACCTAGACTTTTTGGGTAAGCTTACGCTTGAACCGGATGCAAACATCATCAAGCTGCCGAACATTTCGGCATCGGTGCCGCAGCTCAAGGCCGCCATCGCCGAACTCCAGAAGAACGGTTTCGATGTGCCTGATTATCCGGACGCTCCGGCGAATGACGAAGAAAAGGCAATCCGCGCCAAGTACGACAAGGTGAAGGGTTCCGCCGTGAACCCGGTGCTGCGTCAGGGCAACTCAGACCGTCGCGCTCCCAAGGCCGTGAAGAACTACGCCCGCAACAACCCGCATAGCAACGGCAACTGGAACACTTCTGTAAAGACGCATGTGGCAAGCATGCAGGCCGACGACTTTTACGGCAACGAAAAGTCCATCACCATGGCCGACGCCGACACGTTCAAGATTGAATTTGTCAATGAAGCAGGCGAAGTTACGGAACTCCGTGCCGCAAAGCCGCTTTTGAAGGGCGAAATCATCGACGCGACCGTCATGCGTATGGCATCGCTCGAAAAATTCATCGCCAATGCGATGGCCGAGGCTAAAGCCAAGGGCCTGCTGTTCTCGGTGCACCTGAAGGCTACCATGATGAAGGTCTCTGACCCGGTGCTGTTCGGTGCATTCGTGCGCGTGTTCTTCAAGGACGTGTTCACGAAGTATGCCGACTTGTTCAAGGAACTGGGCATTGACGCCAACAACGGCCTCGGCGATTTGTACAAGCGCCTCGAAGGCAACGCCAAGGAATCCGAAGTTCGCGCAGCCATCGATGCAGCACTCGCTAACGGCCCGGACCTCGCCATGGTGGATTCTGCCAAGGGCGTTACGAATTTGCATGTGCCGAGCGACGTGATTATCGACGCCTCGATGCCTGCGATGATTCGCAATTCCGGCTGCATGTGGAACAAGGAAGGCAAGTTGCAAGAAGTTGTCGCTTGCATTCCGGACCGCTGCTACGCCGGCATTTACGACGAGACGATTGAATTCTGCAAGCAGAACGGCGCATTCGACCCGAAGACCATGGGCACTGTGCCGAACGTGGGTCTCATGGCCCAGGGCGCCGAAGAATACGGCAGCCACGACAAGACCTTTGTCGCAAAGGGCAAGGGCGTTATCCGCGCCGTGAACAGCAAGGGCGAAGTCCTTTTGCAGCAGAATGTTGAAGCGGGCGACATTTTCCGCATGTGCCAGGCCAAGGACGCTCCGGTGCGCGACTGGGTGAAACTCGCTGTGACACGCGCCCGCCTCAGCAACACGCCGGCGATTTTCTGGCTGGATCCGGAACGCGCTCACGACCGCGAAATCCAGAAGAAGGTAGAAGCCTACTTGCCGGAACATGATTTGAACGGCCTCGACATCAAGATTATGAGCCCGCGCAAGGCGATTGTGGAAACCATGAAGCGCGCGAAAGCCGGTCTCGATACCATCGGCGTCACGGGCAACGTAATGCGCGACTACCTCACCGACCTCTTCCCGATTCTCGAAGTCGGAACGTCTGCAAAGATGCTCAGCATCGTGCCGCTTATGGCTGGCGGTGGCCTCTACGAAACAGGTGCAGGTGGATCCGCTCCCAAGCAGGTGCAGCAGTTCCTCGCCGAAAACTACCTGCGCTGGGATTCCCTCGGCGAATACTTCGCGCTGGTGCCCGCCTTTGAGCAGGTCGCATTGAAGGAAGGTAACAAGAAGGCGAAAGTCTTGGCCGACACGCTCGACGAAGCGAACGGCAAGATTCTCGAATTCAACCGCACGCCCGCCCGCAAGATCGGCGAACTCGACAACCGCGGTTCACACTTCTACTTGGCCCTCTACTGGTCCGAGGCTCTTGCCGCCCAGAAGGACGACGCGGAACTTGCCAAGAAGTTCGCCCCGGTCGCCAAGGCTCTCGCCGAAAACGAGCAGAAGATTGTCGCCGCGTTTGCCGCCGAGCAGGGCAAACCCGCTGATATCGGCGGCTATTACCTGCCGAAGCCGGAACTTCTGAAGAAGTGGATGCGCCCGGTAGCGGAATTCAACGCCGTGATTGACGCGCTGTAA
- a CDS encoding ATP-grasp domain-containing protein, whose amino-acid sequence MSFKKKMLLLGGGHAEIPLIQAAQSLGWYVITTGNAREGLGHPYADKNVFADFSDKDAMLELAKSEGVQAVCSGCNDFALLSTVYVCEKLGLPGHDSYATSLEIHHKDKYRALATRLGIPTPRALVVRSDADFETAIAQLTFPIIVKPVDLTGGKGIHRAANVDEARVAYKDACSRTRQDHIVVEEFVQGSNHGFSAMLVNGKVAFAFSDNEQYYINKYMVSGANSPSTSSDKTLAMLREYSERIAQELHLVDGILHIQYIERADGTPVIIEICRRPPGDLYIKFVKYATGIDYPKFIVLAETGEDISDIADVPTQGFWLRHCIMADCQAGDTLVTSDASPASDKLCEGIVRDVTFAPEIQGNIVEKFLWYKPGEVVADKLTYKAGIVFFKFNTLAEMQDKTARMTELAKIVVE is encoded by the coding sequence ATGAGTTTTAAAAAGAAAATGTTGCTTCTCGGCGGCGGCCATGCCGAAATTCCGCTGATCCAGGCCGCGCAAAGTTTGGGCTGGTACGTGATTACCACGGGGAACGCCCGCGAAGGATTGGGCCACCCTTACGCCGACAAGAACGTTTTTGCAGACTTCAGCGACAAAGACGCCATGCTGGAACTCGCCAAGAGCGAGGGCGTTCAAGCAGTTTGCTCCGGTTGCAACGATTTCGCCTTGCTTTCGACCGTGTACGTTTGCGAAAAGTTGGGACTCCCCGGCCACGACAGCTACGCCACAAGCCTCGAAATTCACCACAAGGACAAGTACCGCGCTCTCGCTACTAGACTTGGCATCCCAACACCGCGCGCACTCGTTGTTAGAAGTGACGCCGATTTCGAAACCGCGATCGCACAACTCACCTTCCCGATTATCGTGAAGCCCGTCGACTTGACTGGCGGCAAAGGCATTCATCGCGCCGCAAACGTCGACGAAGCCCGGGTCGCTTACAAAGACGCCTGCAGCCGCACACGCCAAGACCACATCGTAGTCGAAGAATTCGTGCAAGGTTCAAACCACGGTTTCTCCGCTATGCTCGTGAATGGCAAAGTTGCATTCGCCTTCTCCGACAACGAGCAGTACTACATCAACAAGTACATGGTCTCGGGCGCAAATTCGCCGAGCACCTCCAGCGACAAGACTCTCGCTATGCTCCGCGAATACAGTGAACGCATCGCGCAAGAATTGCACCTGGTCGACGGCATTCTGCACATCCAGTACATCGAACGGGCCGACGGCACGCCCGTTATCATCGAAATCTGTCGCCGCCCGCCCGGAGATTTGTACATCAAGTTCGTGAAATACGCGACAGGCATCGACTACCCAAAATTCATCGTCCTAGCCGAAACAGGCGAAGACATTTCCGACATCGCCGACGTACCCACCCAAGGATTCTGGCTGCGTCACTGCATTATGGCCGACTGCCAGGCCGGCGACACGCTTGTAACCAGCGACGCCTCCCCTGCCAGCGACAAACTATGCGAAGGCATTGTCCGCGACGTTACCTTTGCGCCTGAAATTCAAGGCAACATCGTCGAAAAATTCTTGTGGTACAAGCCCGGCGAAGTCGTTGCAGACAAACTCACCTACAAGGCAGGAATCGTCTTCTTTAAGTTCAACACTCTCGCCGAGATGCAAGACAAAACCGCACGCATGACCGAACTCGCGAAAATAGTGGTAGAATAA
- the rffA gene encoding dTDP-4-amino-4,6-dideoxygalactose transaminase encodes MKIPFNKPPFVGLELDYVKQAVESGRICGDGTYNLMCHDWLEKHTGTAKALLTTSCTHALEMSARLCDIQPGDEVIMPSFTFVSTADAFVSQGAKCVFVDIRPDTMNLDESLIEAAITEKTKAIVPVHYAGVACEMDKINEIAKRHNLFVVEDAAQGMMATYKGKALGTLGDFGCYSYHETKNYSMGEGGALLINDKKYCDRAEIIREKGTNRCQFHRGEVDKYTWVELGSSYLPSELNAAYLYAELECADEIYDNRMASWNAYRERLQPLAGKGLVELPFIPEHCKHNAHMFYLKVEDLQTRTALLKYLVYNGILAVFHYVPLHSSPAGLRYGRFSGEDKYTTSESNRLLRLPMFFGLKTEEIDFVCSKVNEFFGV; translated from the coding sequence ATGAAGATTCCATTCAACAAGCCGCCGTTCGTGGGGCTCGAACTCGATTATGTGAAGCAGGCCGTCGAAAGTGGCCGTATTTGTGGTGATGGCACTTACAACTTGATGTGCCATGATTGGCTTGAAAAGCATACCGGTACGGCGAAGGCTTTGCTGACCACAAGTTGCACGCATGCACTTGAAATGTCTGCGCGCCTTTGCGATATTCAGCCTGGCGACGAGGTGATTATGCCGTCGTTCACGTTCGTGAGCACGGCCGATGCGTTCGTGTCGCAGGGAGCTAAGTGCGTGTTCGTGGACATTCGCCCCGACACCATGAACCTGGACGAAAGTTTGATCGAGGCCGCCATCACCGAAAAGACGAAGGCGATTGTGCCGGTGCACTACGCGGGTGTGGCTTGCGAGATGGATAAAATCAACGAGATTGCAAAGCGCCACAACCTGTTCGTGGTTGAAGACGCCGCTCAAGGCATGATGGCAACCTACAAGGGCAAGGCCCTCGGAACGCTTGGCGACTTTGGCTGCTACAGCTACCACGAAACCAAGAATTATAGCATGGGCGAGGGCGGCGCACTGCTTATCAATGACAAAAAGTATTGTGACCGCGCCGAAATCATTCGCGAAAAGGGCACGAACCGCTGCCAGTTCCACCGTGGCGAAGTCGACAAGTACACTTGGGTAGAGCTTGGTTCCAGCTATTTGCCGAGCGAACTCAACGCCGCTTACCTTTATGCGGAACTGGAATGCGCCGACGAAATTTACGACAATCGTATGGCGAGCTGGAACGCTTACCGCGAACGCTTGCAGCCGCTGGCCGGCAAGGGCTTGGTTGAGTTACCGTTCATTCCGGAACATTGCAAACACAATGCACACATGTTCTACCTGAAGGTCGAAGACCTGCAAACGCGTACGGCACTCCTCAAATACCTGGTGTACAACGGCATTCTGGCGGTGTTCCATTACGTGCCGCTGCATTCATCGCCTGCGGGCCTGCGCTACGGTCGCTTTAGCGGCGAAGACAAGTACACCACCAGCGAAAGCAATCGCTTGCTGCGCCTGCCGATGTTCTTTGGTCTGAAAACCGAAGAAATCGACTTTGTCTGCAGCAAAGTGAACGAATTCTTCGGGGTTTAA